In the Arachis ipaensis cultivar K30076 chromosome B04, Araip1.1, whole genome shotgun sequence genome, acagtactatacaattgtttcaccatgagtacgtgttcggttcattatgcagaaagctgtttgaatttcaatttatataatggattatgtttcattCACTccgtactatacaattgtttcaccatgagttatataatggattatgtttcttTGGATTATGTTTCTTTCACTCAAtattatacaattgtttcaccatgagtacgtgctcggttcattatgcagaaagctgtttgaatttgattttatataatagattatgtttcgttcactcaatactatacaattatttcaccatgagtacgtgttcggttcattatacaGAAAGAtgttcgaatttgaatttatataatggataatgttctattcattatttagtactatacaattgttttaccataataacatgttcggttcatttctgttatgcacaatttaaaactcttcctcctcaccttctactgcttcttcaccagagagaaagaggaaaagacaaaaaaatacagcagtaataacaataaaagaatgacgctaaggagaaaacacgtgaaaAAGAAGTAAcgcaaaaaagaaggaggaaaatgaggaggaggaggaacacaaagaagaagaagaagcgcgagaaagaagagaagaagaagagaaaaagcgTTGGGAAAAAACAATTTCGTATGTGTTAGAcgtgtgtattttatattttatttaatggtattgaattttttctattaaaccaacttaaataaatttaaatataaaattacatgAATGTATAACATcactgtatttttttttttttaatttctctttcctTGTTTTAATAATAACATAGGTGTACATAATAGATAATAATACACTCGTGATTGTCGTCGTTCCTTATATATACAGTCATACAGAAATAATTATTTTACCATTCTTCCTAGAAACTACTAGAATGTTGACAAAATTCATGCATTAGTTAGACCAACTTAGCAACGCGTGTATTATATTGTGTATCTAGTTTATACATACAAAATCTAAAACATGATCTTCGTGAATGTTGAGCTAAATTAAAATTAGCACAATAATAGTAATATAGTCGGATTTAGAGAACGACGACTCCGTAAAGATAAGGACTTATTACATGGttgtctttcttttttcttttatacttCTATTAAGAAAATAATGATAATGTTGAGAACCACAGGTTGGACAACTCAAGAGTGTGTCTAAGGACaatagatttttttaattatttaataaaatataattttttattatttaatattttttatatattttttattttatttaaaaatataaaataaaaaattataatttactaaataatttaaaaaaaattaaaaaatccatTTCCGTGTCTAACGGGTCTTCTATACCAATATTTATCGTCATAATAATGCGTTCTTTGTTTTTGccatctatatatatacatgCTTGATGCTTAGCTTCTTgataaagaaaaaatagaataatcacattattgatgatgAACTATTAGTAAAACCAATTATCTAAATGACCAAAAGTTTTAACCTAATATGTGGTTAATAATCTCAGTTTCACTCTCTTTCTTTTATAAAAGAAGTAAAACTGTAAAACATACACAATTAATTAATTGctttttcataaaaatatttaataacaaaaaaaatcaaaacaccgaaatttatcttatttaacatttattaattattattaaaattaataaatattaaataagataaatttaaacttttttttttatcttcctaTAGTATAATATAATTAGCTACAAAACTATTAATCATATATATAGCTTTCATTACTTGTAAGTACTTATCTTTCATGCTACTAAATTATGAACATCTATATAACACACATAGagtgtatatataaaaaaagacgaataggaataaaaaaaaatgactccgtcgttttttctctctcttcttcagtAATATTAATAGATGGTATTAGAACCGTTCTTCTTCCATTCATGTCAGCATTTTGTATAGAGGTTATTATGTCGGCGATGGTGTCCTTATCCATAGGAAAATAAATGTTACCCTTTACTTAACTTGAATTTTTGGCGCAATCGCCCGGAAATTGAGACAGTTAAATTTAGTAGATCTGTTCTGCCCAAAATGGGAATGGGCTAGGGTTATGAACTTAGAATCTAGAATAGATAGTATCTAGAATTTAGAATATTCTTATCCAATAAGCCAATATGAGTCTAGTATAGATATTTGTTACAGATATTAAATTATTCCATTTTTTCTTCTAACTTTTCACTAAATTGAATTTAGTGAAAAgttagaagaaaaaaagaaacatgTATGATTAACTATAGttaagtatttttatttattaaaattaatataaaatttttaaaaaaactcTCTTCTCTTTACCCTCAGCCCTCAGCTCTATCTTCCCAAAACACGACACGAGTCCTGTGCTTCTAATCCAGAATACTTCACCATCAACCTAGATGTGAACTTCTCCCACCACCGCCGTTCACCACTGCTCACCCACACCGCCAAATTCCTTATATCTTTCACTTCTTTTTCTATCTCCATCTCCATCACCCTCTATCCCGTCTCCGTGACCCTGATTACAACGCCCCCTGTTTCCACCTCCAATAGTAGTTTTGTCGCCGTCTCTCACGTCCTAAGCCTCCGTGACCTTTGTGTCCGCCACCTCCGATCCACCAGTGTAGCCGCGTCTCCATCGTCCACACGTGACCCCTGTTCACACCGCCCGCGTCCGGCTCCTCCAACAGCACCGTCGTGTTGCGTCCGCTATCACTGTCGACAGCAATCTATTTCTCCCTCACACGGAGCCAACGGTGACATTAGATTAGGTTTTCATCCTTCAAATTATTCTCTGTTCACTCTCTGTTCAAACAATGAGTTTCATTTTGGTTTTGTTATCTGGACTTGTTTCGCTGCTTGCATGTTCAAACCATGAATTTCATGGTTTGAGTTTCATGGTTTGAACATACAAGCAGCGAAACAAGCCCAGAtaacaaaatcaaaatgaaaCTCATTGTTTGAACAAAGAGTGAACAGAGAATAATTTGAAGGATGAAAACCTAACCTAATGTCACCGTTGACTCTGTGTCTTTGGCTCAGAAGGGAGAAATAGATTGCTGCCGGCAGTGACGACGGACGCAACACGACGGTGCTGTTGGAAGAGCCGGACGTAGGCAGTGTGAACAGGGATCACGTGTGGACGATGGAGACGCGGCTACGCTGGTGGATCGAAGGCGGCGGACACAGGGGTCACGGAGGCTCAGGACGTGAGAGACAGCGACTACACTGCTGTTGGAAGCGAAAATAGGGGGCGCTATAATCGGGGTCACGAAGACGGGATAGAGGGTGATGGAGATGGTGATAGAAGAAGAAGTGAGAGATAGAAGGGATTTGGCGGTGTGAGTGAGCGGTGGTGAACGGCGGTGGTGGGAGAGGTTCAGATCTGGGTTGATGGTAAAGTACTCTGGGTTAGAAGCACAAAGCTCGTGTTGTGTTTTGGGAAGAGGGTGAGGCCTGAGGGAAAAGAGAggagagttttttttttattttgtattaattttaataaataaaaatacttaaCTANNNNNNNNNNNNNNNNNNNNNNNNNNNNNNNNNNNNNNNNNNNNNNNNNNNNNNNNNNNNNNNNNNNNNNNNNNNNNNNNNNNNNNNNNNNNNNNNNNNNNNNNNNNNNNNNNGTGATTAATAATGCCACATGTCTATATTGTATTGATCCACATCAATAGGGTATAAATTCTATCACAAATCTTGGGGTTTGGGAGCAATCACCAACTAACTTTTTTTACTTTCACAAAAAAGACACATGGCATACCAGGCCAGTTACCAAGAGTAATTCAAGCAACTATGGTAATACCAtctagggatgtcaatggggcagggcgggggcgggggatgcctccctgctctcCATCCCCGCCCTAAgatttgctccccatccccgccccattccctgccgtgggggaatattgctccccatccccattcccACGGGGCCCCATTCCCCGCGGGGACCCCATTCTCCATgtacataatagttctaactaattattaatttccatatgaatagagctgcaagtatctatcttatacaaaaactgcaagattttatacaaaaagtctaaatgacacgatggtgacttctttcgaaataacgcaatGGGGACGCAACGACGAACCAAAGGACAAAGTAGTAGACAAGGTGGGAGACGCGACAATAGAaaggagaatggacacgacggcagagttacgaaaaggaacgcTGCAAAAAGAAATTATGACgcggtaagggtgatggcacgatgaggtgtgacgatgcggtgagaagggtgacgagggggtggctgcagagaggttggatgaaGTATGGACTGCCTTAAgaatctctgaattgaagaagggttatgcaaataaagattaggagttttgggtttctatatatatgtgtgtgtgagaaatgtctaaaaaacatatatgagaaataaactattaaggataattcaaggaattcataaatttcggggaatagcgggGACGGGGCGGGAATCCCCACTCGGGTCCCCGCGCCTGCttcgggggaattttgtccccatCCCCATCCCTGCAGAAAAAATTCCCTacaatcggatccccattcgGAACAGTCCCCACAGGGATCCCCGCGTCTCGGGAAATTTTTCCATCCCTAATACCATCAAGCACCAAGGCAAAACAAGTAAATTTGTACAAAGGGAACTATTGCTAGACTTTTCAGACTAGACCATCACTGCCAAAACTCAATTCAGCAACGGATGATCTCTTTTTTTCTCAAAATAAATTCCTTCAATCCTCTATTTTTAAGTATCAATAGTGTTAGAGTAAATAGCCAAATTGGTCCCCGAAAGATAGCCCATTCTGCAAATGAGTCCCcgtaaaaaaaagataataaaatttgtcCCCGAAAGTTTTAAAATTGGTAACGTTTGTCCTTCCGTCAAATGTTTCAGTAACGGCGTGAAGATATGCTGACCTGGCCGTTAGTGTGACACGTAGGCTAAGgatgaaacggcgtcgttttcttAGGGGCTCCTTTACAACGCTTGGTTTTCATCCCTGTTTCGTATTCTCTCTGAAGTTGCATCCTTCTCCCGAAAAGAAAGAACCCCTGCAGTCCCTTCATCTCTCAAGTTGTTTCCTCCAGGAAGACAAAGCATTGAACGGCGACGACCAGGCTTGACCGACGACGACAGTGTGCTGGAGTTGTTGGTGAGCAGTTTGCGACGACGTTGGTCAACCGAAAAAGGCACTCCATCGCCTTGCGTGAGAGGTAGGTTAGCTagcttttcttattttgtgagaGTGATTCTGGTTTTATCTCCTGATCAATGTGGTTGTGTTATTGTTGGACTTCCATTTTTACTGTTTGCAATGTTAGGGTTTAGGAGAATGTGTTCAGGCTTAGGGCTTTGGTGATTAGCCATGATATGACCCTGTTTTTAGATTGTTGAGAACGTTGTTTGTGCTATGTGTATGTGCATGTGTGTGTGTTAGATACATTTTGGGAGTTGATGTTGAATATGCTTTGCCTCTCCATGAAATAAATTTGCATGAGTTGTTGCTGTTTTGGTTTCAGATGGAAGGTCCCCCAATGACCTTTGTATTTCACCATGGCGGGAAGTTCCAAACAGATGAGTCAGGCTATCTGTGTTATGAACCAGATAATACTGAAGTATTAATGGGTGTAAATGCAGACACTCTAGACGTTTTCTTTGTGAAGGGATACTACAAGGAGCTGGGATATGCTGAGATGAACAACTGCCTGTGGAAAGTTCCTGGAACGCTGCTGGAAAATGGGTTGAGGAAGCTAGAAAATGACACAGATCTGTTGAAATTGGTTAAGGATTGCAGGAGGAATCATCACCTTATCAACATCTATTTTGAGCATGTTGTGTCTAAGCCACACGTAGTTGACTGCATGAGTGAGGATGATGATGAAACACTTTGTTTGCCAACCATCCCTGAAGAAGCAGAGAAACCAAAGAAGGACCACAGTGATGCAATGTCCCAAGATTACTGTAAGACAACAAAAAAATCACCTCAGCCAAAAAGAGCCAAAACTCAGCCCACTCCTAAGGCTACTCCTCAGCCCACACCTAAGGTAACTCCTCAGCCCACACCTAAGCCCACTCCTCAGCCCACAAATAAGCCCATACCTAAAGCCACACCTGAGCCCACACCTGAGCCCACACCTAAGCCCACACCTCAGCCCACTCTTGAGCCCACACCTAAGCCTAACCCCCAACCCACATGTACGCCCACACCTAAGCCCACTCCAAAGCCCAAACCCAAGCCCATGCAAAAGCCCGTCCAGCAACCCAAACCTTGGACTAAATCCCAGGCTGCTAAAGGGAGTAGCAAGGCTACAGCAGCCGAGAAGATCAGCAAGAAGGTGAAAGCCACACCACTACAAGATCTGGAAGGCAGGCTAAGGCAACTCCAGTTGCAGTTGATAGTCAATCTGATGATTCAGATTCATATGATAGTGCTGAAGACAGTTTGTACAAGCCTGCAAAAGGTGCAGGAGATTCCATAGACAGCAGTGAGAGTGATAGTGGAGTTGATGGAGTAGAGTCTTCTTGGGCCAGGAAAGTAGATCACAGAGAGAAACATAGGCCTGCTGCTGACAGAAGAAGGGAGAAAGCTATTGACACTGATGACTCGAGCTATGAGGACATCGAATCTGATGAATGCTCTGATGGAGGTATTTAGTGATTAATTGTGTGTCTGTTATTGAATTTACTTGTTTAACAGATTTGATTCCACTAATGTAGTTTTTCTACACAAATCTGATGGTATTTTCATGTAATTTCAGATTCAGATGACGAATTTGGTTGGGAAGATTCATCAGATGGAGATGAGTGGAAGTCAGAAGATTCTGCCCATAAGTTAGACTCTGAAGATGAAGGGCCAGCGCAGTTGACAGGTTGAATTCATAACTTATTTCATCTTTCATATGCATACCTTGAAAAATACTTAACTGAATgcctttttttttctgaaaaatatAGGCATGCTACTCTGCGCCAAGCTGGCATGCTCATATGCCACACTGACAGCCAACTAAGCAACAGTTAACGGCGTCACTGACGGaattgacggaaggactaacgttactaattttaaaattttcggggacaaattttattatctttttcttacGGGGACTCGTTTGCAGAATGGGCTATCTTTCGGGACCAATTTGGCTATTTACTCAATAGTGTTAGAAAGAAAAGACTTGAACTAACTTATTTGGTTGATTGAATGGTCAAATTACTGATCTATTTAAATAAGTATTTAATatttacaaattttaaaaattttgaattagaatctttatatttttctaacattttttttaatgccaaaaattgattaaaaatattattgtctATCTAAAATAATCTTGTGGTCCATTCtcctaaaaatttatttaaataggagatatattttaataattttgatgTAATTAGTCTTTCTTTATAATTAACCCGTGTTAGCGGTCCTCTTAATTAGGATTAATTTCCCAATAAATAATCTCTACAAAAGTTGTTGCGACTATTAAGTAATAGGCCAATTAAATTAAAGGACTAATTATTTTTTGGTGAGCGTAATTCTTTCTTTATATATGTCTTTTTCCAAGCAATTGAAAATTATCACCCCATCCTTTCAGACACAATAATTTTTAGTCCAGTGAATAGTTGACGTACATTTTCTTTAGCCAACTTGCTTTCTAAAGTAATGTATATTCAAAATCCTatagaaaactaaaataaaataaaagacacTCATGCTTAATTTTCTTCAAAGTAATGCGACTGGTCATGAAAGACAAGGAGCCATGGACATTGTTTACAACATAGAAGAATAAAATTTATGACAACCAAAATGGGAACGTGCCTTTATTTAAGGACAAACTAACTATAGTTACAACGTAAGTTACGAAACGTTTGTCTCAATTTATGCATAGTTTAAGGATCATGTTTATTTACATTGTAGTCATTTATTGACCTATAACACTCGGTTTCTTTTTACCTTGTGAAActatttataatataatatataacatATAACATATGATATAATACATTATATGAGAATCTATACGGCCATACCAACTTCAATAATCATCAACATCACATACCTAATACTATTGTCTTCAAATATTTGAATTCAGAAATCAAATCCAATTATTGTACAAGAATCATGGTACCATTATTGTCTCAAActatgttcatcacattcatcatgtgtaTGATTCTAACACTCCCTTCAACCCAAGTTGCTGGAGATAATGAAGATAGTGAAGCAAATGCTCTCCTGAAATGGAGATCTACCCTTGACAACCATAGTCAAAGTCTTCTATCATCTTGGAACAGCACTACTAGTCCATGCAAATTTGAAGGAATTCAATGTGATAATAATAAGTCAAACTCTGTCTCCACCTTAATTCTTGCAAATTATGGACTTAAAGGTACACTCCATGGACTAAACTTTTCTTCATTTCCCAACCTTGTTAGCATAGACATTAACAACAATTCCTTCTATGGTACCATTCCTCCACAAATTGGTAACTTGTCTAGAATTaccaatttgaacatgtcttatAATCGTTTCAATGGTTCAATTCCCAATGAAATGTGGGCACTGAGGTCATTACATAAGCTTGATCTTTCTAACTGCCTTCTCAATGGTAGCATATCTGCTAATATAGCAAACTTGACCAATTTGTCACACCTAGATTTAGGAGGAAATAATCTAGAAGGCAAAATTCCCCAAGAAATTGGGATGTTGAGGAACTTAGAGTATTTAGGAATTGCAGGAAATTCTCTTGTGACAGGATCAATTCCAAAGGAGATTGGAATGTTAACAAACCTGAGGTTCCTTGATTTGTCATATTGTCCTCTCTCTGGCACTATCCCTTCAGAAATTGGAAAATTGACCCATTTGACTTTTCTTCAATTCATTCAAAACAACCTCTTTGGTCCAATTCCACCCTCCATTTGGAACTTGACTAACTTGACTAACCTTTTACTTTCCACCAATAATTTTTCTGGTCCAATCCCAAGTTCAGTTGGGAAATTGGTTAATCTTGAAATGCTTGATCTGTCTCAAACTCAAATGTCTGGTCCTATTCCTGATTCTATTGGAAACTTGACAAAGCTCACCACATTGTACTTGTACCAAAGCAAATTCTCAGGAGAAATTCCTTCAACTATAGGAAACTTGGTCAATttgaatgttcttgtccttgcagAGAACAATTTCTCTGGTCCTATTCCTTCAACTTTAGGTAACTTAATTAGGCTCACTGATCTTCAATTAGCCACAAACAAGTTCAATGGTAGCATTCCAGAGGAAATGAATAATGTCATAAACTTGGGAAATTTGCAGCTATCTGAGAACAATTTTGTTGGTAGTTTGCCATCACAAATATGCTTAGGTGGTGCATTAACCAACTTCAGTGCTGATCATAACAATTTCAATGGTCCAGTACCAAGAACCTTGAAGAATTGCTCTAGTATCCTTAGAATAAGGCTTGATTCAAACCACATTGAAGGTAACATAACAGAAGATTTTGGTGTATATCCAAATTTGGACTACATCAATCTCAGTGGCAACAAGTTTTATGGCCACATTTCTCCAAACTGGGGAAAATGTCCTAAACTTACTAGTCTTATAATTGGAAGCAACAATGTCACTGGTGTTATACCATTGGAACTTGTTGAGGCAACCAATTTAGGTATGCTCGATCTTTCATCGAATCAGTTGGTTGGAAAAGTTCCCAAGGAACTTGGCAAGTTGAAGAATCTAGTCCAAGTCAAAATTGGCAACAACCTTCTTTCAGGAAATGTTCCAACAGAAATTGGACAGCTTCAGAGTCTTGAGATCTTGAATCTTGGAGGAAACGAGTTGAACGGCGCTATTCCAAAAGAAGTTGTGGATTTACAGAAGCTAAGGGAGCTGAATTTGAGCAAGAACAAGCTTGGTGGAAGCATTCCCTCTGTGTTTGGCCAATCAATGGTATCTCTTGATCTCAGTGGAAATTCATTGGATGGAACAATACCAACAAGCCTTGGAGGGTTACAACACTTGCAAGTGTTGGATTTGTCACATAACAATCTTTCAGGTACTATTCCATCAAAATTCAGCCTGACATTGGAATTTGTGAACATGTCAGATAACCATCTTGAAGGGCCAATTCCAAATTTTCCTGCTTTTCTCAATGCTAGttcattcaagaacaacaaaGGTTTGTGTGGGAATATCAAAGGATTGGTTCAATGCTCAACCAACCTCAAAAAGAGCAGCAAAAAACACATCTTATTGTTGGTATTAATCATTACTTTGGTGAGTCTAGCAATGGTTCTTTGTGGGGTTGGAATTGCAATGTACTTTCTTTTCAGAAGTAAAAGGAAATTGAGAAACCAAAGTGAAGTCCAAGCCAAAGAAGGAAGAGTTGAACCAGACTTTACAATATGGAGCTATGATGGGAAAATCATGTTTGAGAACATCATTGATGCTACTAAGAATTTTGATGATTACTATCTCATTGGTGTTGGAAGCCAAGGACATGTTTACAAAGCTGAATTGCCTTCAGGACAAGTTGTTGCTGTGAAGAAGCTTCATAATGTGGTAGTAACTGATGGAGAAGTTTCAAGAACAAAGGCTTTTACAACTGAAGTTCAAGCATTGACACAGATAAAGCACAGGAACATCATAAAGCTCTATGGATTCTGTTCACATTCACAGTTCTCATTTCTTGTTTATGAGTTCTTGGATGGTGGAAGTTTGGA is a window encoding:
- the LOC107635232 gene encoding MDIS1-interacting receptor like kinase 2-like, translating into MVPLLSQTMFITFIMCMILTLPSTQVAGDNEDSEANALLKWRSTLDNHSQSLLSSWNSTTSPCKFEGIQCDNNKSNSVSTLILANYGLKGTLHGLNFSSFPNLVSIDINNNSFYGTIPPQIGNLSRITNLNMSYNRFNGSIPNEMWALRSLHKLDLSNCLLNGSISANIANLTNLSHLDLGGNNLEGKIPQEIGMLRNLEYLGIAGNSLVTGSIPKEIGMLTNLRFLDLSYCPLSGTIPSEIGKLTHLTFLQFIQNNLFGPIPPSIWNLTNLTNLLLSTNNFSGPIPSSVGKLVNLEMLDLSQTQMSGPIPDSIGNLTKLTTLYLYQSKFSGEIPSTIGNLVNLNVLVLAENNFSGPIPSTLGNLIRLTDLQLATNKFNGSIPEEMNNVINLGNLQLSENNFVGSLPSQICLGGALTNFSADHNNFNGPVPRTLKNCSSILRIRLDSNHIEGNITEDFGVYPNLDYINLSGNKFYGHISPNWGKCPKLTSLIIGSNNVTGVIPLELVEATNLGMLDLSSNQLVGKVPKELGKLKNLVQVKIGNNLLSGNVPTEIGQLQSLEILNLGGNELNGAIPKEVVDLQKLRELNLSKNKLGGSIPSVFGQSMVSLDLSGNSLDGTIPTSLGGLQHLQVLDLSHNNLSGTIPSKFSLTLEFVNMSDNHLEGPIPNFPAFLNASSFKNNKGLCGNIKGLVQCSTNLKKSSKKHILLLVLIITLVSLAMVLCGVGIAMYFLFRSKRKLRNQSEVQAKEGRVEPDFTIWSYDGKIMFENIIDATKNFDDYYLIGVGSQGHVYKAELPSGQVVAVKKLHNVVVTDGEVSRTKAFTTEVQALTQIKHRNIIKLYGFCSHSQFSFLVYEFLDGGSLDQILSNETHAAEFDWDKRVNVVKGVANALSYMHHDCSPSIVHRDISSKNVLLDSGYEAHVSDFGTAKFLKPGSYSWTTFAGTFGYAAPELAQTMEVNEKCDVYSFGVLALEIIMGKHPGDLISSLMSTSTASMVNDLLLIDILDQRLPQPNTKSPIVEEVILVARLAFSCLTTSPRSRPTMDQVSKALVIGRSTLVDQFPMIRVGQLY